A region from the Anaerolineae bacterium genome encodes:
- a CDS encoding tetratricopeptide repeat protein, which translates to MARAPLTDLLDRIRRSVEERRYDDGAAIARVVLAAYPKCIQASRMLAEALWENGMPDESRAAFEAVLERDPEDFVAYAGLGLIAEQSGTLDQAVSYLRRASELAPNSEEVRDELVRLYQRQGQADSGKLKVSRAALARIYARSEMPSRAVVEYQAVLEEEPNRMDVRLGLAEVLWREGKPAEAKGQAETVLKYLPDSIKAQLILAAVARSEGREQHAQELLDQAVALDPLGEYAERLFGTDSPLPPTDPVLEVPDYLLGRGEPVAEGEETDLELPDWLMPEPEPEPTEGQKAVEDEDQEVEEFAAEVGVEAESGRTAPRQRDVVPESGTPASDDSWLQELRATQAPPAPESLAAALSEAWVTYKRKGVAAALEAYRPLVEAEESIEDVIQALTIIVADTDSLDATELLGDAHVRAGHYRAAMDAYNRVLRRLESIER; encoded by the coding sequence ATGGCACGAGCGCCCCTGACCGACCTGCTAGACCGAATACGCCGCTCGGTGGAAGAGCGTCGGTACGACGACGGCGCCGCCATCGCCCGTGTCGTCCTGGCCGCATACCCCAAGTGCATCCAGGCTAGCCGTATGCTGGCGGAGGCGCTGTGGGAGAACGGCATGCCCGACGAGTCGCGGGCGGCTTTCGAGGCGGTGCTCGAGCGCGATCCAGAGGACTTCGTGGCCTACGCTGGGCTCGGGCTCATCGCGGAGCAGAGCGGCACGCTTGACCAGGCCGTCTCCTATCTGCGACGGGCGAGCGAACTGGCCCCCAACAGCGAGGAAGTTCGGGACGAGCTCGTTCGGCTGTATCAGCGCCAGGGTCAGGCTGACTCGGGCAAGCTTAAGGTCAGCCGGGCTGCTCTGGCTCGCATCTACGCGCGGAGCGAGATGCCTTCCCGTGCGGTAGTCGAGTATCAGGCCGTGCTCGAGGAAGAGCCAAACCGCATGGACGTCCGACTGGGGCTGGCTGAGGTACTCTGGCGCGAGGGCAAACCCGCCGAGGCCAAGGGTCAGGCGGAGACGGTGCTCAAGTACCTGCCCGACAGCATCAAGGCCCAGCTCATCCTTGCCGCTGTGGCTCGATCCGAGGGTAGGGAACAGCACGCCCAGGAACTGCTGGACCAGGCGGTGGCGCTTGACCCCCTGGGCGAGTACGCCGAGCGCCTCTTCGGCACTGACTCTCCCTTGCCCCCCACCGATCCAGTGCTGGAGGTGCCCGACTACCTCCTCGGGAGGGGCGAGCCCGTAGCGGAGGGAGAGGAGACGGACCTCGAGCTTCCCGACTGGCTCATGCCGGAGCCGGAACCGGAGCCGACCGAAGGACAGAAGGCCGTCGAGGACGAGGATCAGGAGGTCGAGGAATTCGCCGCGGAGGTCGGCGTGGAGGCCGAGTCCGGAAGGACGGCTCCGCGACAGCGGGATGTGGTCCCAGAGTCGGGTACTCCTGCAAGCGACGATTCGTGGCTGCAGGAGCTGCGTGCCACGCAGGCTCCACCTGCCCCCGAATCCTTGGCGGCAGCTCTGAGCGAAGCCTGGGTCACGTACAAGCGCAAAGGGGTGGCGGCTGCCCTGGAAGCGTATCGGCCCCTGGTGGAGGCTGAGGAGAGCATCGAGGACGTCATCCAGGCGCTCACGATCATCGTGGCCGACACTGACAGCCTTGACGCTACCGAGCTTCTGGGTGACGCTCACGTCCGGGCCGGCCACTACCGGGCGGCTATGGACGCCTACAACCGGGTGCTTCGCCGGCTCGAAAGCATAGAACGCTGA
- the ndk gene encoding nucleoside-diphosphate kinase: protein MERTLVLAKPDAVQRGLVGEIIGRFERRGLRLLAVKMLCIDEELARRHYAVHEGKPFFEKLIRYITSGPVVAMVVAGDRAVDTVRLVMGATDPVKAAPGTIRADYAMDMERNLVHGSDSLESARKEVALFFRDEEICEYRRADDVWVYPRAQAVG, encoded by the coding sequence ATGGAAAGGACGCTGGTACTGGCCAAGCCCGACGCCGTACAGAGGGGACTCGTCGGCGAGATCATCGGGCGTTTCGAGAGGCGGGGCTTGCGGCTCCTGGCCGTCAAGATGCTCTGTATTGACGAGGAGCTGGCGCGGCGTCATTACGCCGTCCACGAAGGGAAGCCGTTCTTCGAGAAGCTGATCCGCTACATCACGTCGGGCCCTGTGGTGGCTATGGTTGTGGCCGGCGACCGCGCCGTGGATACGGTACGTCTGGTCATGGGCGCTACCGACCCGGTCAAGGCTGCGCCGGGCACAATTCGTGCCGATTACGCCATGGACATGGAGCGCAACCTGGTCCACGGGTCGGACTCGCTGGAAAGCGCTCGGAAGGAAGTCGCCCTCTTCTTCCGGGACGAGGAGATCTGTGAGTACCGTCGGGCGGACGATGTATGGGTGTATCCCAGGGCGCAGGCGGTAGGGTAG
- the rsfS gene encoding ribosome silencing factor, which translates to MDALSDHFGEDILMLDIREASPIADYFIITNATSERQLQALVEAVTDLKDDNGRSPRVEGDTTSGWVLVDHGPVVTHIFSAEKRQFYRLEEVWQSARVVVRLQ; encoded by the coding sequence GTGGACGCTCTCTCCGATCATTTCGGGGAAGACATTCTGATGCTGGACATACGAGAAGCTTCCCCGATCGCCGACTACTTCATCATCACCAACGCCACGAGCGAGCGGCAGCTCCAAGCCCTGGTGGAAGCGGTCACCGACCTCAAGGATGACAACGGGCGCTCCCCCAGGGTGGAGGGCGACACCACCTCCGGCTGGGTGTTGGTGGACCACGGCCCTGTGGTCACCCATATATTCTCCGCCGAGAAGCGTCAGTTCTACCGGCTAGAGGAAGTGTGGCAGTCGGCCCGAGTGGTGGTCAGGCTGCAGTAG
- a CDS encoding DUF951 domain-containing protein: MPVDVRPDDIATLRKPHPCGSYDWRVVRIGADIGLRCLKCDHKIMLPRRQFERRLKKLTRPAPPPPEE; encoded by the coding sequence GTGCCCGTAGACGTGAGACCGGACGACATAGCTACTCTGCGCAAGCCCCATCCTTGTGGCAGCTACGACTGGCGCGTAGTCCGCATCGGGGCCGACATCGGGCTGCGCTGTCTGAAGTGCGACCACAAGATCATGCTGCCCCGTCGGCAGTTCGAGAGAAGGCTCAAGAAGCTCACCCGCCCGGCGCCTCCGCCGCCGGAGGAGTGA
- a CDS encoding hybrid sensor histidine kinase/response regulator produces the protein MVYKEFEPNRVYPLQRANWAGELAELQQSALDTIGWVTVSAGYIWSLVELMAAHPRVVLQPLILPLGTALLGTLVLVLRRPLGVRRLLFVGGGVALGAVALLVSRFPAAPFVALVAISGATLIPGQAATFVTAAVSSALLVGVAWLEPGRWSVPVLGGALALYWANATASWLTSRNLRSVLRWALQGYEESWRTTRELQVQRGKLNRTLKDLADANLLLKRTTYDLAEAREEAERARQMKAQFAANISHELRTPLHLIVGFSQMMHMSPDNYAGVTWSPELRGDVAEIYESATHLLHLIDDVLDLSQIEAARLPVSKERIVLAPLIRETVETARSLLRDGEVTLHLDLPDGLPAVYADPTRMRQILLNLLNNAARFTERGSITVEARLRENDIEVAVADTGIGMPEDQLQEIFEEFHQVDGTLRRKYGGTGLGLALCRQFVHLHGGQIWAESRVGEGSTFHFTIPLPDRATPQAQASLLPRNWRYPASKPRAAHRLVILARPPEFPRLLARYLPDTEVVEARDDELAAVARRVKADAIVLPSGVDNDLEEELAGEVRDLSLPVITCSWPLEQSLAAAQGFAGCLMKPFGTRQLLDSLDQVAPTARRLLVVDDDPGVGRLAQRALQAPKPDLEIDLAFDGTEAIRLLDREPDVVLLDLILPGVDGLGVLRELRQRPGGLEVPVIAITARSFAQDMASLGSGQVRVRRGTHFTANEITRWLAAVCQAFPARHLEPGGPGPEPAPVRPG, from the coding sequence ATGGTCTACAAGGAGTTCGAGCCCAATCGCGTCTACCCGCTTCAGAGGGCGAACTGGGCCGGAGAGCTGGCCGAGTTGCAGCAGTCGGCTCTGGACACCATCGGCTGGGTGACCGTGTCGGCCGGCTACATTTGGTCCCTGGTGGAGCTGATGGCAGCCCATCCCCGCGTGGTGCTGCAGCCCCTGATCCTGCCGCTAGGCACCGCCCTCCTGGGAACGCTGGTGCTGGTGCTGCGGCGCCCTCTCGGGGTACGACGGCTCCTTTTCGTTGGTGGGGGCGTGGCGCTGGGCGCCGTGGCCTTGCTGGTCAGCAGGTTCCCGGCAGCTCCCTTCGTCGCTCTGGTGGCCATCAGCGGCGCCACACTGATCCCTGGGCAGGCCGCCACCTTCGTGACTGCGGCGGTAAGTAGCGCGTTGCTGGTCGGCGTCGCCTGGCTTGAGCCCGGCCGGTGGTCCGTGCCCGTCCTCGGTGGCGCTCTGGCCCTCTACTGGGCCAATGCTACCGCCTCCTGGCTCACCTCACGCAACCTTCGCTCCGTGCTGCGGTGGGCGCTGCAGGGTTACGAGGAGTCCTGGCGCACCACCCGGGAACTCCAGGTGCAGCGCGGCAAGCTCAACCGCACCCTGAAGGACCTGGCGGACGCGAACCTCTTGCTCAAGCGTACCACCTATGACCTGGCGGAGGCGCGGGAGGAGGCAGAGCGGGCGCGCCAGATGAAGGCTCAGTTTGCCGCCAACATCAGCCATGAGCTGCGCACTCCGCTACACCTCATCGTGGGCTTCTCGCAGATGATGCACATGTCGCCCGACAACTACGCTGGGGTCACCTGGTCACCGGAACTGCGAGGGGACGTGGCCGAGATCTACGAGAGCGCGACCCACCTGCTGCACCTGATCGACGATGTCCTGGATCTCTCCCAGATAGAAGCCGCTCGGCTCCCCGTGAGCAAGGAGCGAATCGTCCTGGCGCCCCTCATCCGTGAGACCGTGGAGACAGCCAGGAGCCTGCTTCGCGACGGCGAGGTCACCCTGCACCTTGACCTGCCGGATGGCCTGCCGGCCGTTTACGCCGACCCCACGCGAATGCGCCAGATCCTGCTCAACCTGCTCAACAATGCGGCGCGCTTCACCGAGAGGGGGAGCATCACGGTGGAGGCCCGGCTTCGTGAGAATGACATCGAGGTGGCCGTTGCCGACACCGGGATCGGCATGCCGGAGGACCAGCTACAGGAGATATTCGAGGAGTTCCACCAGGTGGACGGCACGCTGAGGCGCAAGTACGGCGGCACCGGGCTGGGGCTGGCTCTGTGCCGGCAGTTCGTCCACTTGCATGGGGGTCAGATATGGGCGGAAAGCCGGGTGGGTGAAGGCAGCACCTTCCACTTCACCATCCCTCTCCCAGATCGTGCCACGCCCCAGGCACAGGCAAGCCTTCTGCCACGCAACTGGCGCTACCCGGCATCGAAGCCTCGGGCGGCGCACCGCCTGGTGATCCTGGCCCGGCCTCCGGAGTTTCCCCGACTGCTCGCTCGCTATCTGCCGGACACCGAAGTGGTAGAGGCGCGGGACGACGAGCTGGCGGCTGTGGCCCGGCGGGTCAAGGCCGATGCGATCGTCCTTCCTTCGGGCGTGGACAACGATCTGGAGGAGGAGCTGGCAGGCGAGGTACGGGACTTGAGCCTACCGGTGATCACCTGCTCCTGGCCTCTGGAGCAGAGCCTGGCTGCAGCCCAGGGCTTCGCCGGCTGCCTGATGAAACCATTCGGCACCCGGCAGCTGCTCGACAGCCTGGACCAGGTAGCGCCCACCGCCCGTCGCCTGCTGGTAGTGGATGACGACCCGGGGGTGGGAAGACTGGCACAGCGCGCCCTACAGGCTCCGAAGCCAGACCTGGAGATTGACCTGGCCTTCGACGGGACCGAGGCCATCCGATTGCTCGATAGAGAGCCGGACGTTGTGCTGCTGGACTTGATCCTGCCGGGCGTGGACGGACTAGGGGTGCTGCGGGAGCTGCGCCAACGGCCGGGCGGCCTGGAAGTGCCGGTGATCGCCATCACCGCCCGCAGCTTCGCCCAAGACATGGCCAGCCTGGGTTCAGGGCAGGTGAGAGTGCGTCGCGGGACGCACTTCACCGCCAACGAGATCACCCGCTGGCTCGCCGCGGTGTGTCAGGCCTTCCCGGCCCGGCACCTCGAGCCTGGCGGACCCGGTCCAGAGCCCGCACCAGTTCGCCCTGGCTGA
- a CDS encoding hybrid sensor histidine kinase/response regulator — MTSGGIPPDFVQQVRDVLTHLYDTAHLQRHPLVAHLVPADLGEPRARAQYLRETVIQCIGALRPPAGVSPHHPAYRPYNILRGKYVEGSTSEELQARLAIGRRQLFREQRKAIESIASVLWEKRLHQPRSSPANHAEVLRDELEQFGLQDQILALESILREAIGAVSNLAASRGVRISLEVRESPEAIADEAISRQLLISLMASLVQQNNHSDIEVELTSDGRWALLSFRADAAGAGSMETLLLTPGRLAHHLGGQLTVESNDAGFLVQLRLPSVEEETVAIVDDNPRTLRLFERFLEPYHYRPVLIRDSTAALSEIRSLQPEAVILDIMMRDVDGWAILQSLRTDPGTRDIPVLVCSVLNDAELAHSLGASAYIRKPVSQGELVRALDRVRQARGAGPGRPDTPRRASG; from the coding sequence ATGACTAGCGGTGGGATCCCCCCAGACTTCGTGCAGCAGGTGCGCGACGTCCTAACGCACCTGTACGACACGGCCCACCTTCAGCGGCACCCGCTGGTAGCTCATCTGGTTCCCGCGGACCTCGGCGAGCCACGCGCCCGGGCCCAGTACTTGCGCGAGACGGTCATCCAGTGCATCGGCGCCCTCAGGCCGCCTGCCGGGGTCTCGCCCCATCATCCTGCCTATCGTCCCTACAACATCCTCCGCGGTAAGTACGTCGAGGGAAGCACCAGTGAGGAGCTGCAGGCGAGGCTGGCTATCGGCCGGCGCCAGCTCTTCCGCGAGCAGCGAAAGGCCATAGAGAGCATCGCGAGCGTTCTGTGGGAGAAGCGCCTGCATCAGCCTCGATCCAGCCCGGCCAACCACGCCGAGGTCCTCAGGGACGAGCTGGAGCAGTTCGGCCTGCAGGACCAGATCCTGGCGTTGGAGAGCATCCTCCGGGAGGCGATCGGGGCCGTGTCCAACCTGGCGGCCAGCCGAGGCGTCCGTATCAGTCTGGAAGTCCGGGAGAGCCCGGAAGCCATCGCCGACGAAGCTATCTCCCGTCAGCTGCTGATCAGCCTGATGGCTTCGCTGGTACAGCAGAACAACCACTCCGACATCGAGGTGGAGCTCACGTCGGACGGGCGCTGGGCGCTGCTGAGCTTTAGAGCAGATGCCGCCGGCGCCGGCAGCATGGAGACGCTTCTGCTCACGCCGGGGCGCCTGGCACACCACCTCGGCGGGCAGCTCACGGTGGAGTCCAACGACGCCGGCTTCCTGGTGCAACTGCGTCTGCCCAGTGTTGAGGAAGAGACGGTCGCCATCGTGGACGACAACCCCCGGACTCTGAGGCTTTTCGAGCGCTTTCTCGAACCCTATCACTATCGGCCGGTGCTCATCCGAGACAGCACCGCAGCGCTTTCCGAGATTCGGTCGCTTCAGCCCGAGGCAGTCATCCTCGACATCATGATGCGCGATGTAGACGGTTGGGCTATACTCCAGTCCCTGCGCACCGACCCCGGCACACGAGACATCCCCGTGCTGGTGTGTTCCGTCCTCAACGATGCCGAACTGGCCCATTCGCTGGGCGCCAGCGCATACATCCGCAAGCCGGTCAGCCAGGGCGAACTGGTGCGGGCTCTGGACCGGGTCCGCCAGGCTCGAGGTGCCGGGCCGGGAAGGCCTGACACACCGCGGCGAGCCAGCGGGTGA